The following proteins are co-located in the Takifugu flavidus isolate HTHZ2018 chromosome 16, ASM371156v2, whole genome shotgun sequence genome:
- the tnika gene encoding TRAF2 and NCK interacting kinase a isoform X5 yields the protein MASDSPARSLDEIDLSALRDPAGIFELVELVGNGTYGQVYKGRHVKTGQLAAIKVMDVTGDEEEEIKAEINMLKKYSHHRNIATYYGAFVKKNPPGIDDQLWLVMEFCGAGSVTDLIKNTKGNSLKEEWIAYICREILRGLSHLHQHKVIHRDIKGQNVLLTENAEVKLVDFGVSAQLDKTVGRRNTFIGTPYWMAPEVIACDENPDATYDFKSDLWSLGITAIEMAEGAPPLCDMHPMRALFLIPRNPAPRLKSKKWSKKFQSFIESCLVKSHSQRPSTEQLLRHPFIRDLPNERQVRIQLKDHIDRTKKKRGERDETEYEYSGSEDEDEDRDMGEPSSIINVPGESTLRRDFLRLQLANKERSEAQRRQQLEQQHNEEHKRLLLAERQKRIEEQKEQRRRLEEQQQRERELRKQHEREQRRRYEEMEQLRREEERRHAEREQEYKRKQIEEQRQAERLQRQLQQERAYLVSLQQQQQEARQAEKKQLYHYKDIVNPNDKPAWAKEVEERSKMNRQSSLAPSRPSDPSLPPRSESFSSGGMQPARTPPIHHSIEPQMAHLVPVKTHSGSMSGSQSLQDQTGTALNEAVSTGSPRPEMPRQNSDPTSDAPGPPLSVSSREERDRERDRERDRTAWLREEDLPPKVPQRTTSISPALVRKNSPNGGGGPRSGSQLIRASNPDLRRSELSLEAVLQRTSSNSSSSSSPSSQGGSTERRGQAQQEGSPPGANQEARTKQEEGHESARPSRPASYKKAIDEDLSALAKELRELRVEEGSRPPVKVTDYSSSSDDSESSDEDGEVVGHDGTVAVSDIPRIMPAVQNSTESYGGLPEDSRGEPYNSSKDSTLMMREAGERRKGVPSESNGFGNHGNLGNLPDLLQQSNSPSATPTTTLHELGDISEFGVGGSEASFTPFVDPRVYQTSPGENEENSAAAMFANELLRQEEARLNEARKISVVNVNPTNIRPHSDTPEIRKYKKRFNSEILCAALWGVNLLVGTENGLMLLDRSGQGKVYNLITRRRFLQMDVLEGLNVLVTISGKKNKLRVYYLSWLRNRILHNDPEVEKKQGWITVGDLEGCVHYKVVKYERIKFLVIALKNSVEIYAWAPKPYHKFMAFKSFTELQHRPQLVDLTVEEGQRLKVIYGSSVGFHVIDVDSGNPYDIYIPSHIQSQVTPHAIVVLPKTDGMEMLLCYEDEGVYVNTYGRITKDVVLQWGEMPTSVAYIHSNQIMGWGEKAIEIRSVETGHLDGVFMHKRAQRLKFLCERNDKVFFASVRSGGSSQVFFMTLNRNSMMNW from the exons GGTCGCCATGTTAAGACAGGCCAGCTGGCAGCCATCAAGGTCATGGATGTCACCGGG gatgaggaagaggagattaAAGCCGAGATCAACATGCTGAAGAAGTACAGCCACCACCGGAACATCGCCACCTACTATGGCGCCTTCGTCAAGAAGAACCCGCCCGGCATCGATGATCAGTTATGG CTGGTCATGGAGTTCTGCGGTGCCGGCTCAGTCACCGACCTGATCAAGAACACCAAGGGCAACTCCCTGAAGGAGGAGTGGATCGCCTACATCTGCCGGGAGATCCTCAGG GGCCTGAGTCATCTCCATCAGCACAAGGTCATCCACAGAGATATCAAGGGACAGAACGTCCTGCTGACTGAGAACGCCGAGGTCAagctag TGGACTTTGGTGTGTCGGCCCAGTTGGACAAAACTGTGGGAAGAAGGAACACGTTTATCGGGACGCCCTATTGGATGGCGCCGGAGGTCATCGCCTGCGACGAGAATCCTGACGCCACCTACGACTTCAAG AGCGACCTGTGGTCTCTGGGAATAACGGCCATAGAAATGGCAGAAGGAGCGCCAC CGCTGTGCGACATGCACCCCATGAGGGCGCTCTTCCTCATCCCGCGCAACCCGGCGCCGAGGCTCAAGTCGAAGAAGTG GTCCAAGAAGTTCCAGTCGTTCATCGAGAGCTGCCTGGTGAAGAGCCACAGCCAGAGGCCGAGCACGGAGCAGCTGCTCAGGCACCCGTTCATCAGGGACCTGCCCAACGAGAGGCAGGTCCGCATCCAGCTCAAGGACCACATCGACCGCACCAAGAAGAAGAGAGGCGAGAGGG ATGAGACGGAGTACGAGTACAGCGGCAGCGAAGACGAGGATGAGGACAGAGACATGGGAGAGCCCAGCTCCATCATCAACGTCCCGGGCGAGTCCACGCTGAGGCGGGACTTCCTGCGCCTCCAGCTAGCCAACAAGGAGCGCTCGGAGGCGCAGCgccggcagcagctggagcagcagcataACGAGGAGCACAAGCGCCTGCTGCTGGCCGAGAGGCAGAAACGCATCGAGGAGCaaaaggagcagaggaggcggctggaggag cagcagcagcgagagcgCGAGCTGAGGAAGCAGCACGAGAGGGAGCAGCGGAGGCGCTACGAGGAAATGGAGCAGCTccgcagagaggaggaaaggaggcaCGCGGAGAGAGAGCAG GAGTACAAGCGTAAGCAGATCGAGGAGCAGCGGCAGGCGGAGCGGCTGcagaggcagctgcagcaggagagggcCTACCTGGTgtcgctgcagcagcagcagcaggaggccaggCAAGCCGAGAAGAAACAGCTGTACCACTACAAAGACATCGTCAACCCCAATGACAAGCCTGCCTGGGCCAAAGAG GTGGAGGAGCGATCTAAGATGAACAGGCAGAGCTCCCTGGCACCCAGCCGTCCCTccgacccctccctccctccccgctcCGAGTCCTTCAGCAGTGGTGGCATGCAGCCTGCTCGcaccccacccatccaccactCCATCGAaccgcag ATGGCCCACCTGGTCCCAGTAAAGACCCACTCAGGCTCCATGTCCGGCTCCCAGTCGTTGCAGGACCAGACGGGTACGGCTCTGAATGAGGCCGTCAGCACAGGATCCCCAAGGCCCGAAATGCCCCGACAGAACTCGGACCCTACGTCTGACGCTCCCGGACCTCCGCTGTCTGTCTCTAGTAGAGAGGAgcgggacagagagagagacagggaacgGGACAGGACCGCctggctgagggaggaggaccTTCCACCCAAG GTCCCCCAGAGGACCACATCCATCTCCCCAGCTTTGGTTAGGAAAAACTCCCCTAACGGAGGCGGGGGCCCTCGGTCAGGTTCTCAGCTCATACGTGCCAG TAATCCAGACCTGCGGCGCTCGGAGCTCTCTCTGGAGGCCGTGCTTCAAAGAACTTCCTccaactcctcttcctcctcctccccctcgtcTCAGGGAGGTTCCACTGAGAGGAGAG GTCAAGCCCAGCAGGAAGGGTCCCCTCCAGGAGCCAATCAGGAGGCCAGGACCAAACAGGAGGAAGGCCATGAATCAGCCAGACCGAGCAGACCTGCG AGCTATAAGAAAGCCATAGATGAG GACCTAAGTGCTCTGGCGAAAGAACTCCGAGAACTGAGAGTCGAGGAGGGCAGCAGACCCCCAGTCAAG GTGACCGACTACTCGTCCTCCAGCGACGATTCGGAGAGCAGCGATGAAGACGGGGAGGTGGTCGGGCACGATGGGACGGTGGCAGTTAGCGACATCCCCCGTATCAT gccAGCAGTACAGAACAGCACTGAGTCATATGGAGGGCTGCCTGAGGACTCTCGAGGAGAACCCTATAACAGCTCCAAGGACAGCACTCTAATGATGAGAGAG GctggggagaggagaaaaggcgTTCCCTCCGAGAGTAACGGCTTTGGGAATCACGGTAACCTCGGTAATCTCCCTGACCTCTTGCAGCAGAGCAACTCGCCTTCAGCCACGCCCACAACGACCCTGCATGAACTGGGGGACATTTCTGAG TTTGGCGTGGGCGGGTCCGAGGCGTCCTTCACCCCCTTTGTTGACCCACGCGTGTACCAAACGTCGCCGGGTGAAAACGAGGAGAATTCGGCAGCAG CCATGTTTGCGAACGAGCTgctgaggcaggaggaggcgAGGCTGAACGAAGCCAGAAAAATCTCCGTGGTCAACGTCAACCCCACCAACATCAGGCCTCACAGCGACACGCCGGAGATCCGCAAGTACAAGAAGCGCTTCAACTCGGAGATCCTGTGCGCGGCGCTGTGGG GCGTGAATCTGCTGGTGGGGACCGAGAACGGCCTCATGTTGCTGGACCGCAGCGGGCAGGGAAAAGTGTACAACCTGATCACCAGGCGGCGCTTCCTGCAGATGGACGTCCTGGAGGGGCTGAACGTGCTGGTCACCATATCAG GGAAGAAGAACAAGCTGCGTGTTTATTATTTGTCGTGGCTGAGGAACAGGATATTACACAACGACCCTGAGGTAGAGAAGAAGCAGGGCTGGATCACTGTTGGGGATCTGGAGGGCTGTGTGCATTATAAAGTTG TAAAATACGAGAGAATCAAGTTCCTGGTGATCGCTCTGAAGAACTCTGTAGAGATCTACGCCTGGGCTCCGAAGCCTTACCACAAGTTCATGGCCTTTAAG tCCTTCACTGAGCTGCAGCACCGTCCCCAGCTGGTTGACCTCACGGTGGAGGAAGgccagaggttaaaggtcatctaCGGGTCGAGCGTGGGCTTCCATGTCATCGACGTGGACTCGGGCAACCCTTATGACATCTACATCCCCTCTCAT ATCCAGAGCCAGGTGACGCCGCATGCCATCGTGGTTCTGCCCAAGACTGATGGAATGGAAATGCTGCTGTGCTACGAGGACGAGGGTGTGTACGTCAACACTTACGGTCGGATCACCAAGGACGTGGTGCTGCAGTGGGGAGAGATGCCCACCTCTGTCG cttaTATCCATTCCAATCAGATTATGGGCTGGGGTGAGAAAGCCATAGAGATCCGTTCTGTGGAGACGGGTCACCTGGATGGAGTTTTTATGCACAAGAGAGCCCAGAGGCTCAAATTTCTCTGTGAACGGAACGACAAG gtaTTCTTTGCATCGGTCCGTTCCGGAGGTAGCAGTCAAGTTTTCTTCATGACCCTCAACAGGAACTCCATGATGAACTGGTGA
- the tnika gene encoding TRAF2 and NCK interacting kinase a isoform X11 — protein MASDSPARSLDEIDLSALRDPAGIFELVELVGNGTYGQVYKGRHVKTGQLAAIKVMDVTGDEEEEIKAEINMLKKYSHHRNIATYYGAFVKKNPPGIDDQLWLVMEFCGAGSVTDLIKNTKGNSLKEEWIAYICREILRGLSHLHQHKVIHRDIKGQNVLLTENAEVKLVDFGVSAQLDKTVGRRNTFIGTPYWMAPEVIACDENPDATYDFKSDLWSLGITAIEMAEGAPPLCDMHPMRALFLIPRNPAPRLKSKKWSKKFQSFIESCLVKSHSQRPSTEQLLRHPFIRDLPNERQVRIQLKDHIDRTKKKRGERDETEYEYSGSEDEDEDRDMGEPSSIINVPGESTLRRDFLRLQLANKERSEAQRRQQLEQQHNEEHKRLLLAERQKRIEEQKEQRRRLEEQQQRERELRKQHEREQRRRYEEMEQLRREEERRHAEREQEYKRKQIEEQRQAERLQRQLQQERAYLVSLQQQQQEARQAEKKQLYHYKDIVNPNDKPAWAKEMAHLVPVKTHSGSMSGSQSLQDQTGTALNEAVSTGSPRPEMPRQNSDPTSDAPGPPLSVSSREERDRERDRERDRTAWLREEDLPPKVPQRTTSISPALVRKNSPNGGGGPRSGSQLIRASNPDLRRSELSLEAVLQRTSSNSSSSSSPSSQGGSTERRGQAQQEGSPPGANQEARTKQEEGHESARPSRPADLSALAKELRELRVEEGSRPPVKVTDYSSSSDDSESSDEDGEVVGHDGTVAVSDIPRIMPAVQNSTESYGGLPEDSRGEPYNSSKDSTLMMREAGERRKGVPSESNGFGNHGNLGNLPDLLQQSNSPSATPTTTLHELGDISEFGVGGSEASFTPFVDPRVYQTSPGENEENSAAAMFANELLRQEEARLNEARKISVVNVNPTNIRPHSDTPEIRKYKKRFNSEILCAALWGVNLLVGTENGLMLLDRSGQGKVYNLITRRRFLQMDVLEGLNVLVTISGKKNKLRVYYLSWLRNRILHNDPEVEKKQGWITVGDLEGCVHYKVVKYERIKFLVIALKNSVEIYAWAPKPYHKFMAFKSFTELQHRPQLVDLTVEEGQRLKVIYGSSVGFHVIDVDSGNPYDIYIPSHIQSQVTPHAIVVLPKTDGMEMLLCYEDEGVYVNTYGRITKDVVLQWGEMPTSVAYIHSNQIMGWGEKAIEIRSVETGHLDGVFMHKRAQRLKFLCERNDKVFFASVRSGGSSQVFFMTLNRNSMMNW, from the exons GGTCGCCATGTTAAGACAGGCCAGCTGGCAGCCATCAAGGTCATGGATGTCACCGGG gatgaggaagaggagattaAAGCCGAGATCAACATGCTGAAGAAGTACAGCCACCACCGGAACATCGCCACCTACTATGGCGCCTTCGTCAAGAAGAACCCGCCCGGCATCGATGATCAGTTATGG CTGGTCATGGAGTTCTGCGGTGCCGGCTCAGTCACCGACCTGATCAAGAACACCAAGGGCAACTCCCTGAAGGAGGAGTGGATCGCCTACATCTGCCGGGAGATCCTCAGG GGCCTGAGTCATCTCCATCAGCACAAGGTCATCCACAGAGATATCAAGGGACAGAACGTCCTGCTGACTGAGAACGCCGAGGTCAagctag TGGACTTTGGTGTGTCGGCCCAGTTGGACAAAACTGTGGGAAGAAGGAACACGTTTATCGGGACGCCCTATTGGATGGCGCCGGAGGTCATCGCCTGCGACGAGAATCCTGACGCCACCTACGACTTCAAG AGCGACCTGTGGTCTCTGGGAATAACGGCCATAGAAATGGCAGAAGGAGCGCCAC CGCTGTGCGACATGCACCCCATGAGGGCGCTCTTCCTCATCCCGCGCAACCCGGCGCCGAGGCTCAAGTCGAAGAAGTG GTCCAAGAAGTTCCAGTCGTTCATCGAGAGCTGCCTGGTGAAGAGCCACAGCCAGAGGCCGAGCACGGAGCAGCTGCTCAGGCACCCGTTCATCAGGGACCTGCCCAACGAGAGGCAGGTCCGCATCCAGCTCAAGGACCACATCGACCGCACCAAGAAGAAGAGAGGCGAGAGGG ATGAGACGGAGTACGAGTACAGCGGCAGCGAAGACGAGGATGAGGACAGAGACATGGGAGAGCCCAGCTCCATCATCAACGTCCCGGGCGAGTCCACGCTGAGGCGGGACTTCCTGCGCCTCCAGCTAGCCAACAAGGAGCGCTCGGAGGCGCAGCgccggcagcagctggagcagcagcataACGAGGAGCACAAGCGCCTGCTGCTGGCCGAGAGGCAGAAACGCATCGAGGAGCaaaaggagcagaggaggcggctggaggag cagcagcagcgagagcgCGAGCTGAGGAAGCAGCACGAGAGGGAGCAGCGGAGGCGCTACGAGGAAATGGAGCAGCTccgcagagaggaggaaaggaggcaCGCGGAGAGAGAGCAG GAGTACAAGCGTAAGCAGATCGAGGAGCAGCGGCAGGCGGAGCGGCTGcagaggcagctgcagcaggagagggcCTACCTGGTgtcgctgcagcagcagcagcaggaggccaggCAAGCCGAGAAGAAACAGCTGTACCACTACAAAGACATCGTCAACCCCAATGACAAGCCTGCCTGGGCCAAAGAG ATGGCCCACCTGGTCCCAGTAAAGACCCACTCAGGCTCCATGTCCGGCTCCCAGTCGTTGCAGGACCAGACGGGTACGGCTCTGAATGAGGCCGTCAGCACAGGATCCCCAAGGCCCGAAATGCCCCGACAGAACTCGGACCCTACGTCTGACGCTCCCGGACCTCCGCTGTCTGTCTCTAGTAGAGAGGAgcgggacagagagagagacagggaacgGGACAGGACCGCctggctgagggaggaggaccTTCCACCCAAG GTCCCCCAGAGGACCACATCCATCTCCCCAGCTTTGGTTAGGAAAAACTCCCCTAACGGAGGCGGGGGCCCTCGGTCAGGTTCTCAGCTCATACGTGCCAG TAATCCAGACCTGCGGCGCTCGGAGCTCTCTCTGGAGGCCGTGCTTCAAAGAACTTCCTccaactcctcttcctcctcctccccctcgtcTCAGGGAGGTTCCACTGAGAGGAGAG GTCAAGCCCAGCAGGAAGGGTCCCCTCCAGGAGCCAATCAGGAGGCCAGGACCAAACAGGAGGAAGGCCATGAATCAGCCAGACCGAGCAGACCTGCG GACCTAAGTGCTCTGGCGAAAGAACTCCGAGAACTGAGAGTCGAGGAGGGCAGCAGACCCCCAGTCAAG GTGACCGACTACTCGTCCTCCAGCGACGATTCGGAGAGCAGCGATGAAGACGGGGAGGTGGTCGGGCACGATGGGACGGTGGCAGTTAGCGACATCCCCCGTATCAT gccAGCAGTACAGAACAGCACTGAGTCATATGGAGGGCTGCCTGAGGACTCTCGAGGAGAACCCTATAACAGCTCCAAGGACAGCACTCTAATGATGAGAGAG GctggggagaggagaaaaggcgTTCCCTCCGAGAGTAACGGCTTTGGGAATCACGGTAACCTCGGTAATCTCCCTGACCTCTTGCAGCAGAGCAACTCGCCTTCAGCCACGCCCACAACGACCCTGCATGAACTGGGGGACATTTCTGAG TTTGGCGTGGGCGGGTCCGAGGCGTCCTTCACCCCCTTTGTTGACCCACGCGTGTACCAAACGTCGCCGGGTGAAAACGAGGAGAATTCGGCAGCAG CCATGTTTGCGAACGAGCTgctgaggcaggaggaggcgAGGCTGAACGAAGCCAGAAAAATCTCCGTGGTCAACGTCAACCCCACCAACATCAGGCCTCACAGCGACACGCCGGAGATCCGCAAGTACAAGAAGCGCTTCAACTCGGAGATCCTGTGCGCGGCGCTGTGGG GCGTGAATCTGCTGGTGGGGACCGAGAACGGCCTCATGTTGCTGGACCGCAGCGGGCAGGGAAAAGTGTACAACCTGATCACCAGGCGGCGCTTCCTGCAGATGGACGTCCTGGAGGGGCTGAACGTGCTGGTCACCATATCAG GGAAGAAGAACAAGCTGCGTGTTTATTATTTGTCGTGGCTGAGGAACAGGATATTACACAACGACCCTGAGGTAGAGAAGAAGCAGGGCTGGATCACTGTTGGGGATCTGGAGGGCTGTGTGCATTATAAAGTTG TAAAATACGAGAGAATCAAGTTCCTGGTGATCGCTCTGAAGAACTCTGTAGAGATCTACGCCTGGGCTCCGAAGCCTTACCACAAGTTCATGGCCTTTAAG tCCTTCACTGAGCTGCAGCACCGTCCCCAGCTGGTTGACCTCACGGTGGAGGAAGgccagaggttaaaggtcatctaCGGGTCGAGCGTGGGCTTCCATGTCATCGACGTGGACTCGGGCAACCCTTATGACATCTACATCCCCTCTCAT ATCCAGAGCCAGGTGACGCCGCATGCCATCGTGGTTCTGCCCAAGACTGATGGAATGGAAATGCTGCTGTGCTACGAGGACGAGGGTGTGTACGTCAACACTTACGGTCGGATCACCAAGGACGTGGTGCTGCAGTGGGGAGAGATGCCCACCTCTGTCG cttaTATCCATTCCAATCAGATTATGGGCTGGGGTGAGAAAGCCATAGAGATCCGTTCTGTGGAGACGGGTCACCTGGATGGAGTTTTTATGCACAAGAGAGCCCAGAGGCTCAAATTTCTCTGTGAACGGAACGACAAG gtaTTCTTTGCATCGGTCCGTTCCGGAGGTAGCAGTCAAGTTTTCTTCATGACCCTCAACAGGAACTCCATGATGAACTGGTGA
- the tnika gene encoding TRAF2 and NCK interacting kinase a isoform X7, which yields MASDSPARSLDEIDLSALRDPAGIFELVELVGNGTYGQVYKGRHVKTGQLAAIKVMDVTGDEEEEIKAEINMLKKYSHHRNIATYYGAFVKKNPPGIDDQLWLVMEFCGAGSVTDLIKNTKGNSLKEEWIAYICREILRGLSHLHQHKVIHRDIKGQNVLLTENAEVKLVDFGVSAQLDKTVGRRNTFIGTPYWMAPEVIACDENPDATYDFKSDLWSLGITAIEMAEGAPPLCDMHPMRALFLIPRNPAPRLKSKKWSKKFQSFIESCLVKSHSQRPSTEQLLRHPFIRDLPNERQVRIQLKDHIDRTKKKRGERDETEYEYSGSEDEDEDRDMGEPSSIINVPGESTLRRDFLRLQLANKERSEAQRRQQLEQQHNEEHKRLLLAERQKRIEEQKEQRRRLEEQQQRERELRKQHEREQRRRYEEMEQLRREEERRHAEREQEYIRRQLEEEQRQLEILQQQLLQEQALLLEYKRKQIEEQRQAERLQRQLQQERAYLVSLQQQQQEARQAEKKQLYHYKDIVNPNDKPAWAKEMAHLVPVKTHSGSMSGSQSLQDQTGTALNEAVSTGSPRPEMPRQNSDPTSDAPGPPLSVSSREERDRERDRERDRTAWLREEDLPPKVPQRTTSISPALVRKNSPNGGGGPRSGSQLIRASNPDLRRSELSLEAVLQRTSSNSSSSSSPSSQGGSTERRGQAQQEGSPPGANQEARTKQEEGHESARPSRPASYKKAIDEDLSALAKELRELRVEEGSRPPVKVTDYSSSSDDSESSDEDGEVVGHDGTVAVSDIPRIMPAVQNSTESYGGLPEDSRGEPYNSSKDSTLMMREAGERRKGVPSESNGFGNHGNLGNLPDLLQQSNSPSATPTTTLHELGDISEFGVGGSEASFTPFVDPRVYQTSPGENEENSAAAMFANELLRQEEARLNEARKISVVNVNPTNIRPHSDTPEIRKYKKRFNSEILCAALWGVNLLVGTENGLMLLDRSGQGKVYNLITRRRFLQMDVLEGLNVLVTISGKKNKLRVYYLSWLRNRILHNDPEVEKKQGWITVGDLEGCVHYKVVKYERIKFLVIALKNSVEIYAWAPKPYHKFMAFKSFTELQHRPQLVDLTVEEGQRLKVIYGSSVGFHVIDVDSGNPYDIYIPSHIQSQVTPHAIVVLPKTDGMEMLLCYEDEGVYVNTYGRITKDVVLQWGEMPTSVAYIHSNQIMGWGEKAIEIRSVETGHLDGVFMHKRAQRLKFLCERNDKVFFASVRSGGSSQVFFMTLNRNSMMNW from the exons GGTCGCCATGTTAAGACAGGCCAGCTGGCAGCCATCAAGGTCATGGATGTCACCGGG gatgaggaagaggagattaAAGCCGAGATCAACATGCTGAAGAAGTACAGCCACCACCGGAACATCGCCACCTACTATGGCGCCTTCGTCAAGAAGAACCCGCCCGGCATCGATGATCAGTTATGG CTGGTCATGGAGTTCTGCGGTGCCGGCTCAGTCACCGACCTGATCAAGAACACCAAGGGCAACTCCCTGAAGGAGGAGTGGATCGCCTACATCTGCCGGGAGATCCTCAGG GGCCTGAGTCATCTCCATCAGCACAAGGTCATCCACAGAGATATCAAGGGACAGAACGTCCTGCTGACTGAGAACGCCGAGGTCAagctag TGGACTTTGGTGTGTCGGCCCAGTTGGACAAAACTGTGGGAAGAAGGAACACGTTTATCGGGACGCCCTATTGGATGGCGCCGGAGGTCATCGCCTGCGACGAGAATCCTGACGCCACCTACGACTTCAAG AGCGACCTGTGGTCTCTGGGAATAACGGCCATAGAAATGGCAGAAGGAGCGCCAC CGCTGTGCGACATGCACCCCATGAGGGCGCTCTTCCTCATCCCGCGCAACCCGGCGCCGAGGCTCAAGTCGAAGAAGTG GTCCAAGAAGTTCCAGTCGTTCATCGAGAGCTGCCTGGTGAAGAGCCACAGCCAGAGGCCGAGCACGGAGCAGCTGCTCAGGCACCCGTTCATCAGGGACCTGCCCAACGAGAGGCAGGTCCGCATCCAGCTCAAGGACCACATCGACCGCACCAAGAAGAAGAGAGGCGAGAGGG ATGAGACGGAGTACGAGTACAGCGGCAGCGAAGACGAGGATGAGGACAGAGACATGGGAGAGCCCAGCTCCATCATCAACGTCCCGGGCGAGTCCACGCTGAGGCGGGACTTCCTGCGCCTCCAGCTAGCCAACAAGGAGCGCTCGGAGGCGCAGCgccggcagcagctggagcagcagcataACGAGGAGCACAAGCGCCTGCTGCTGGCCGAGAGGCAGAAACGCATCGAGGAGCaaaaggagcagaggaggcggctggaggag cagcagcagcgagagcgCGAGCTGAGGAAGCAGCACGAGAGGGAGCAGCGGAGGCGCTACGAGGAAATGGAGCAGCTccgcagagaggaggaaaggaggcaCGCGGAGAGAGAGCAG GAGTATATCCGTAGAcagctggaagaggagcagcggcaGTTGGAgattctccagcagcagctgctacagGAGCAGGCCTTACTACTG GAGTACAAGCGTAAGCAGATCGAGGAGCAGCGGCAGGCGGAGCGGCTGcagaggcagctgcagcaggagagggcCTACCTGGTgtcgctgcagcagcagcagcaggaggccaggCAAGCCGAGAAGAAACAGCTGTACCACTACAAAGACATCGTCAACCCCAATGACAAGCCTGCCTGGGCCAAAGAG ATGGCCCACCTGGTCCCAGTAAAGACCCACTCAGGCTCCATGTCCGGCTCCCAGTCGTTGCAGGACCAGACGGGTACGGCTCTGAATGAGGCCGTCAGCACAGGATCCCCAAGGCCCGAAATGCCCCGACAGAACTCGGACCCTACGTCTGACGCTCCCGGACCTCCGCTGTCTGTCTCTAGTAGAGAGGAgcgggacagagagagagacagggaacgGGACAGGACCGCctggctgagggaggaggaccTTCCACCCAAG GTCCCCCAGAGGACCACATCCATCTCCCCAGCTTTGGTTAGGAAAAACTCCCCTAACGGAGGCGGGGGCCCTCGGTCAGGTTCTCAGCTCATACGTGCCAG TAATCCAGACCTGCGGCGCTCGGAGCTCTCTCTGGAGGCCGTGCTTCAAAGAACTTCCTccaactcctcttcctcctcctccccctcgtcTCAGGGAGGTTCCACTGAGAGGAGAG GTCAAGCCCAGCAGGAAGGGTCCCCTCCAGGAGCCAATCAGGAGGCCAGGACCAAACAGGAGGAAGGCCATGAATCAGCCAGACCGAGCAGACCTGCG AGCTATAAGAAAGCCATAGATGAG GACCTAAGTGCTCTGGCGAAAGAACTCCGAGAACTGAGAGTCGAGGAGGGCAGCAGACCCCCAGTCAAG GTGACCGACTACTCGTCCTCCAGCGACGATTCGGAGAGCAGCGATGAAGACGGGGAGGTGGTCGGGCACGATGGGACGGTGGCAGTTAGCGACATCCCCCGTATCAT gccAGCAGTACAGAACAGCACTGAGTCATATGGAGGGCTGCCTGAGGACTCTCGAGGAGAACCCTATAACAGCTCCAAGGACAGCACTCTAATGATGAGAGAG GctggggagaggagaaaaggcgTTCCCTCCGAGAGTAACGGCTTTGGGAATCACGGTAACCTCGGTAATCTCCCTGACCTCTTGCAGCAGAGCAACTCGCCTTCAGCCACGCCCACAACGACCCTGCATGAACTGGGGGACATTTCTGAG TTTGGCGTGGGCGGGTCCGAGGCGTCCTTCACCCCCTTTGTTGACCCACGCGTGTACCAAACGTCGCCGGGTGAAAACGAGGAGAATTCGGCAGCAG CCATGTTTGCGAACGAGCTgctgaggcaggaggaggcgAGGCTGAACGAAGCCAGAAAAATCTCCGTGGTCAACGTCAACCCCACCAACATCAGGCCTCACAGCGACACGCCGGAGATCCGCAAGTACAAGAAGCGCTTCAACTCGGAGATCCTGTGCGCGGCGCTGTGGG GCGTGAATCTGCTGGTGGGGACCGAGAACGGCCTCATGTTGCTGGACCGCAGCGGGCAGGGAAAAGTGTACAACCTGATCACCAGGCGGCGCTTCCTGCAGATGGACGTCCTGGAGGGGCTGAACGTGCTGGTCACCATATCAG GGAAGAAGAACAAGCTGCGTGTTTATTATTTGTCGTGGCTGAGGAACAGGATATTACACAACGACCCTGAGGTAGAGAAGAAGCAGGGCTGGATCACTGTTGGGGATCTGGAGGGCTGTGTGCATTATAAAGTTG TAAAATACGAGAGAATCAAGTTCCTGGTGATCGCTCTGAAGAACTCTGTAGAGATCTACGCCTGGGCTCCGAAGCCTTACCACAAGTTCATGGCCTTTAAG tCCTTCACTGAGCTGCAGCACCGTCCCCAGCTGGTTGACCTCACGGTGGAGGAAGgccagaggttaaaggtcatctaCGGGTCGAGCGTGGGCTTCCATGTCATCGACGTGGACTCGGGCAACCCTTATGACATCTACATCCCCTCTCAT ATCCAGAGCCAGGTGACGCCGCATGCCATCGTGGTTCTGCCCAAGACTGATGGAATGGAAATGCTGCTGTGCTACGAGGACGAGGGTGTGTACGTCAACACTTACGGTCGGATCACCAAGGACGTGGTGCTGCAGTGGGGAGAGATGCCCACCTCTGTCG cttaTATCCATTCCAATCAGATTATGGGCTGGGGTGAGAAAGCCATAGAGATCCGTTCTGTGGAGACGGGTCACCTGGATGGAGTTTTTATGCACAAGAGAGCCCAGAGGCTCAAATTTCTCTGTGAACGGAACGACAAG gtaTTCTTTGCATCGGTCCGTTCCGGAGGTAGCAGTCAAGTTTTCTTCATGACCCTCAACAGGAACTCCATGATGAACTGGTGA